A region of Ferrimicrobium sp. DNA encodes the following proteins:
- a CDS encoding sensor histidine kinase, protein MGSHVADPAIATLSEGDADRSAAANRAGETDSRSDPLRRSFFTSRWWRRVLLPLLMVIYAYEVLPGPKDHVRGGRFLVAVAILVVFCLLYLVAMFQVGGGRRSVVWVIEAVMVACSVAELTLIGGNAMFMWMLLVAPLIIRYKLRSGPIIAGIVLLSYLLPFVEPSWRMAGDLSIPVQILAVSLLVLTFGQLVCVIDALERAQEALERMSRASERLQIARDLHDVLGHTLVSIAIKAELAGKLIDRDVDRAQVEIGQVEALARQSLADVRATVAGYRGRSLETELVTASELLAAAGVEVVIDVVSEPTSPGTRELFAWVIRESVTNVVRHARATTCTIVIARSSLCVRDDGLGISTPYGDGLRGLQERVWRTGGRFEAGPIEPRGWQVKLSSAETGLP, encoded by the coding sequence GTGGGTAGCCATGTGGCCGACCCGGCCATTGCGACCCTTAGTGAAGGCGATGCCGATCGTAGCGCAGCTGCCAATCGTGCTGGTGAAACCGACTCCCGATCTGATCCATTGCGGCGTTCGTTCTTTACCAGTCGATGGTGGCGCCGGGTGCTTTTGCCACTGCTGATGGTGATCTATGCCTATGAGGTGCTGCCGGGTCCGAAGGATCACGTTCGTGGAGGGCGGTTCCTGGTCGCGGTGGCGATTCTGGTTGTCTTTTGTCTGCTCTATTTGGTGGCGATGTTCCAAGTGGGCGGTGGTCGCCGATCGGTCGTGTGGGTCATCGAAGCGGTGATGGTTGCCTGCAGTGTCGCAGAGCTGACTCTCATTGGTGGGAATGCCATGTTCATGTGGATGTTGCTCGTGGCGCCGCTGATCATCAGGTACAAACTACGTTCTGGTCCCATCATTGCCGGCATTGTGCTGCTGTCGTATCTTTTGCCCTTCGTAGAGCCGAGCTGGAGGATGGCTGGAGACCTGTCGATACCCGTCCAGATCCTTGCTGTGAGCTTGTTGGTGCTCACGTTTGGGCAACTGGTGTGTGTGATCGACGCATTGGAGAGGGCACAGGAGGCGCTCGAACGAATGAGTCGAGCGAGTGAACGCCTCCAGATCGCACGAGATCTGCACGATGTGCTCGGTCATACGTTGGTCTCGATCGCCATCAAGGCCGAGTTAGCTGGGAAACTTATTGATCGAGATGTTGATCGTGCGCAGGTGGAGATCGGGCAAGTTGAAGCGTTGGCGCGTCAGTCGCTGGCCGATGTACGGGCGACCGTGGCAGGGTACCGGGGTCGCTCGCTCGAGACCGAACTGGTGACAGCGAGCGAACTCTTGGCTGCGGCGGGGGTTGAGGTGGTGATCGATGTGGTCAGCGAACCGACATCACCAGGAACTCGCGAGCTATTTGCCTGGGTGATTCGTGAGTCGGTGACCAATGTCGTCAGGCATGCCAGGGCGACAACGTGCACGATAGTGATCGCGAGATCGTCACTGTGTGTTCGCGACGATGGTCTTGGCATATCGACGCCATATGGAGACGGCCTTAGGGGCCTACAAGAGCGTGTCTGGCGTACTGGGGGTCGGTTTGAGGCCGGGCCTATCGAGCCCCGCGGTTGGCAGGTGAAGCTCTCATCGGCCGAGACTGGGTTGCCGTGA
- a CDS encoding response regulator transcription factor — protein sequence MAGEALIGRDWVAVIRILLAEDQELVCTALAALLDLEDDFVVVATVGRGDEVIPAVEALQPTVALVDIEMPGLDGLSVAATLRDLHPACKVIILTTFGRPGYLRRALEAGASGFVVKDAPAATLGTAIRSVANGEVVVDPALAGLALAVGTSPLTPRETEVLAAARGGTPVGVIADRLYLSEGTVRNYLSSAIAKTGARNSAGAVDRAEDLGWI from the coding sequence TTGGCAGGTGAAGCTCTCATCGGCCGAGACTGGGTTGCCGTGATTCGGATCCTTCTTGCGGAGGATCAAGAATTGGTGTGCACTGCGCTAGCGGCGCTCTTGGATCTTGAGGACGACTTTGTGGTGGTTGCAACCGTCGGTCGCGGTGACGAGGTCATCCCCGCAGTTGAGGCGCTTCAACCCACGGTGGCACTCGTCGATATCGAGATGCCTGGGTTAGACGGTCTCAGTGTGGCGGCCACATTGCGTGATCTGCATCCTGCTTGTAAGGTCATCATACTCACGACTTTTGGCCGACCTGGTTACCTGCGACGTGCGCTGGAGGCAGGGGCTTCAGGTTTTGTCGTCAAAGATGCGCCAGCAGCGACGCTGGGCACGGCGATCCGCTCGGTCGCCAATGGCGAGGTGGTGGTCGATCCAGCGCTCGCAGGCTTAGCCCTTGCCGTTGGAACGTCGCCACTGACGCCTCGCGAGACCGAAGTGCTCGCCGCCGCTCGCGGGGGAACTCCAGTTGGAGTGATCGCGGACAGGTTGTATCTGTCCGAGGGTACGGTGCGTAATTACCTTTCGTCGGCCATCGCAAAGACAGGTGCGCGCAACAGTGCAGGCGCCGTGGACCGAGCTGAGGATCTCGGGTGGATCTGA